A single region of the Dromaius novaehollandiae isolate bDroNov1 chromosome 27, bDroNov1.hap1, whole genome shotgun sequence genome encodes:
- the LOC112990140 gene encoding high affinity immunoglobulin alpha and immunoglobulin mu Fc receptor-like isoform X2 — protein sequence MAVFFLLAALLPGPVSSVLHGSRFLTGEVGGSVTSQCFYSITPANRHDRKYWCKIAGSGVCLTVVSTSGYVSRGFEGRVSLRDAPRNGTFTVRLTRLQRSDAGAYRCGIGPSNAGLFVRQRLAVSEETWSSRGPGTSTLADPTPSSAPAASSTSTQRSVTGQTYTRGGAGASTSALASLRRSATFETSRKEIYRGSASSESHLFSVVPPALVGLLLITAAVLVLTKIKLRKKAGREISAPGSVEAAPFQADLDPVKEQTMEKTMSPEKLKKSKTDAGESRITYAILGDSGRPTCL from the exons ATGGCGGTTTTCTTTCTCttagcagctctgctgccag GTCCCGTTTCAAGCGTCTTACACGGATCCAGGTTTTTGACCGGTGAGGTTGGAGGATCGGTCACCAGCCAGTGCTTCTACTCCATCACACCGGCCAACAGACACGACAGAAAGTACTGGTGTAAAATAGCGGGGAGCGGCGTTTGCCTCACCGTCGTCTCCACCAGCGGCTACGTCTCGAGAGGCTTCGAGGGGCGGGTGTCCCTGCGGGACGCCCCGCGGAACGGCACCTTCACGGTGCGGCTGACGCGGCTGCAGAGGAGCGACGCGGGCGCCTACCGCTGCGGCATCGGCCCCAGCAACGCCGGCCTCTTCGTGCGCCAGCGCCTGGCGGTTTCGGAAG AAACCTGGTCTTCACGAGGCCCAGGGACATCAACTCTTGCGGACCCCACTCCATCCTCAGCGCCGGCCGCGTCCAGCACCTCCACGCAGAGGAGCGTCACCGGCCAGACGTACACCCGGGGTGGAGCCGGCGCCAGCACAAGCGCCCTGGCGTCCCTGCGCCGCTCCGCCACCTTCGAGACCTCCAGAAAGGAAATCTATCGTGGGAG CGCATCAAGTGAATCGCATCTGTTCTCCGTCGTGCCGCCAGCTCTCGTTGGGCTGCTGCTCATCACTGCCGCTGTTCTTGTCCTCACCAAAATAAAGCTTCGTAAGAAGGCAG gaagagaaataagtGCTCCGGGCAGCGTGGAAGCAGCACCATTTCAGGCTGATTTAGACCCTGTAAAAGAGCAAACGATGGAGAAAACCATGAGTCCAGAAAAGCTCAAGAAAAGCAAGACAGACGCTGGCGAAAGCAG GATAACCTATGCTATCCTTGGAGATTCAGGCAGACCGACTTGTCTGTAA
- the C27H1orf116 gene encoding specifically androgen-regulated gene protein isoform X2, translated as MFLEETIGSLDAEADSGVSTDETDSAEPGTRPRRDSAPRGLENGAPAQGVGQRRAAEQKGQQTASAFSSPAPAAGSSPGYYSLPRNIAAARASNASDGKATARPTGDPAPAHGPPREMAEEERMDRAGTSAPAKPPGLTSIPPPEAFQDVPAVRGGLMPSEGSGAGGEPAQPQTAVPDPGTGRESAAAARGQPEKPASEEDSEAKRGPPTAPKPRKLPPNIILRTSRNSPVPLAPEPGHRAKSPSPAPAGCATAERASPGRLDPQEREKARREALEKLGLPRDEREPGTPPKAAPAPKPKEAPGAAGDPHEALAGSLPRVAPGARHVAFKSNTLERSGVGLSSYISGKEQSAKSSSSLGKMSFIERIAPSFLRSSRPRPGSLGTGRDFAGLAEHREPEKGGKRRSQALPGSSKAAVSVKISPRGTAAEHRREALRKLGLLKD; from the exons ATGTTCTTAGAAGAAACTATTGGCTCCCTGGACGCAGAAGCGGACAGCGGGGTCTCCACGGACGAGACCGACTCCGCGGAGCCTGGGACACGGCCCAGGAGAGACTCCGCTCCCCGGG GTTTGGAAAACGGGGCTCCCGCGCAGGGCGTAGGGCAGCGGCGTGCAGCCGAGCAGAAGGGCCAGCAGACAGCGAGCGCCTtctccagccccgctccggccgcgGGTTCGAGCCCGGGCTACTACAGCCTTCCGAGGAACATCGCTGCAGCGAGGGCCAGCAACGCTTCCGACGGCAAAGCGACCGCCCGCCCCACGGGGGACCCGGCACCGGCACACGGACCCCCGCGGGAGATGGCCGAGGAGGAGAGGATGGATCGAGCCGGCACAAGCGCTCCGGCCAAGCCGCCGGGCTTGACGTCCATCCCACCGCCCGAGGCTTTCCAGGACGTCCCGGCGGTGCGCGGGGGGCTGATGCCCAGCGAGGGCTCGGGTGCCGGCGGGGAGCCGGCACAGCCCCAGACCGCAGTGCCGGACCCCGGCACGGGGAGGGAGAGCGCGGCTGCCGCTCGGGGCCAGCCGGAGAAACCGGCATCCGAAGAGGACTCGGAGGCCAAGCGCGGGCCCCCGACTGCCCCCAAGCCGAGGAAGCTGCCGCCGAATATCATCCTGAGAACCAGCAGGAACAGCCCGGTGCCGCTCGCCCCGGAGCCCGGCCACAGGGCAAAGTCGCCGTCCCCGGCACCCGCCGGCTGTGCCACCGCGGAGCGGGCGAGCCCGGGACGCCTGGACCCCCAGGAGAGGGAGAAGGCCCGGCGGGAGGCACTGGAGAAGCTGGGGCTCCCGCGGGACGAGAGGGAGCCCGGCACCCCCCCGAAAGCTGCTCCTGCACCCAAACCCAAAgaggcgccgggggccgccggggacCCCCACGAGGCGCTCGCCGGCTCGCTGCCGCGGGTCGCTCCGGGCGCCCGGCACGTCGCCTTCAAGTCCAACACGCTGGAGCGCTCCGGCGTGGGGCTCAGCAGCTACATCTCCGGCAAGGAGCAGAGCGCCAAGAGCAGCAGCTCCCTCGGCAAGATGTCCTTCATCGAGAGGATCGCGCCGAGCTTCCTCCGGAGCAGCCGCCCTCGCCCGGGGTccctggggacggggagggactTCGCCGGCCTCGCGGAGCACCGCGAGCCGGAGAAGGGCGGCAAGCGGCGGTCCCAGGCGCTGCCCGGCTCCTCCAAGGCGGCCGTCAGCGTGAAGATCTCCCCGCGGGGCACCGCCGCGGAGCACCGCCGCGAGGCCCTCAGGAAGCTGGGCCTGCTGAAGGACTAG
- the C27H1orf116 gene encoding specifically androgen-regulated gene protein isoform X1: MATAAGDMPKKGLWLGMASCNSGSCDSVASTTSNRSERSDNSYDYLSVEEKECLMFLEETIGSLDAEADSGVSTDETDSAEPGTRPRRDSAPRGLENGAPAQGVGQRRAAEQKGQQTASAFSSPAPAAGSSPGYYSLPRNIAAARASNASDGKATARPTGDPAPAHGPPREMAEEERMDRAGTSAPAKPPGLTSIPPPEAFQDVPAVRGGLMPSEGSGAGGEPAQPQTAVPDPGTGRESAAAARGQPEKPASEEDSEAKRGPPTAPKPRKLPPNIILRTSRNSPVPLAPEPGHRAKSPSPAPAGCATAERASPGRLDPQEREKARREALEKLGLPRDEREPGTPPKAAPAPKPKEAPGAAGDPHEALAGSLPRVAPGARHVAFKSNTLERSGVGLSSYISGKEQSAKSSSSLGKMSFIERIAPSFLRSSRPRPGSLGTGRDFAGLAEHREPEKGGKRRSQALPGSSKAAVSVKISPRGTAAEHRREALRKLGLLKD; this comes from the exons ATGGCCACAGCCGCCGGCGATATGCCTAAAAAGGGACTGTGGCTGGGCATGGCTAGCTGCAACTCTGGCAGCTGTGACAGCGTGGCCAGCACCACCTCGAATCGCTCCGAGCGC aGCGATAACAGTTATGACTACTTATCTGTGGAAGAGAAAGAGTGTCTGATGTTCTTAGAAGAAACTATTGGCTCCCTGGACGCAGAAGCGGACAGCGGGGTCTCCACGGACGAGACCGACTCCGCGGAGCCTGGGACACGGCCCAGGAGAGACTCCGCTCCCCGGG GTTTGGAAAACGGGGCTCCCGCGCAGGGCGTAGGGCAGCGGCGTGCAGCCGAGCAGAAGGGCCAGCAGACAGCGAGCGCCTtctccagccccgctccggccgcgGGTTCGAGCCCGGGCTACTACAGCCTTCCGAGGAACATCGCTGCAGCGAGGGCCAGCAACGCTTCCGACGGCAAAGCGACCGCCCGCCCCACGGGGGACCCGGCACCGGCACACGGACCCCCGCGGGAGATGGCCGAGGAGGAGAGGATGGATCGAGCCGGCACAAGCGCTCCGGCCAAGCCGCCGGGCTTGACGTCCATCCCACCGCCCGAGGCTTTCCAGGACGTCCCGGCGGTGCGCGGGGGGCTGATGCCCAGCGAGGGCTCGGGTGCCGGCGGGGAGCCGGCACAGCCCCAGACCGCAGTGCCGGACCCCGGCACGGGGAGGGAGAGCGCGGCTGCCGCTCGGGGCCAGCCGGAGAAACCGGCATCCGAAGAGGACTCGGAGGCCAAGCGCGGGCCCCCGACTGCCCCCAAGCCGAGGAAGCTGCCGCCGAATATCATCCTGAGAACCAGCAGGAACAGCCCGGTGCCGCTCGCCCCGGAGCCCGGCCACAGGGCAAAGTCGCCGTCCCCGGCACCCGCCGGCTGTGCCACCGCGGAGCGGGCGAGCCCGGGACGCCTGGACCCCCAGGAGAGGGAGAAGGCCCGGCGGGAGGCACTGGAGAAGCTGGGGCTCCCGCGGGACGAGAGGGAGCCCGGCACCCCCCCGAAAGCTGCTCCTGCACCCAAACCCAAAgaggcgccgggggccgccggggacCCCCACGAGGCGCTCGCCGGCTCGCTGCCGCGGGTCGCTCCGGGCGCCCGGCACGTCGCCTTCAAGTCCAACACGCTGGAGCGCTCCGGCGTGGGGCTCAGCAGCTACATCTCCGGCAAGGAGCAGAGCGCCAAGAGCAGCAGCTCCCTCGGCAAGATGTCCTTCATCGAGAGGATCGCGCCGAGCTTCCTCCGGAGCAGCCGCCCTCGCCCGGGGTccctggggacggggagggactTCGCCGGCCTCGCGGAGCACCGCGAGCCGGAGAAGGGCGGCAAGCGGCGGTCCCAGGCGCTGCCCGGCTCCTCCAAGGCGGCCGTCAGCGTGAAGATCTCCCCGCGGGGCACCGCCGCGGAGCACCGCCGCGAGGCCCTCAGGAAGCTGGGCCTGCTGAAGGACTAG
- the LOC112990140 gene encoding high affinity immunoglobulin alpha and immunoglobulin mu Fc receptor-like isoform X1 — MAVFFLLAALLPGPVSSVLHGSRFLTGEVGGSVTSQCFYSITPANRHDRKYWCKIAGSGVCLTVVSTSGYVSRGFEGRVSLRDAPRNGTFTVRLTRLQRSDAGAYRCGIGPSNAGLFVRQRLAVSEETWSSRGPGTSTLADPTPSSAPAASSTSTQRSVTGQTYTRGGAGASTSALASLRRSATFETSRKEIYRGSASSESHLFSVVPPALVGLLLITAAVLVLTKIKLRKKAGREISAPGSVEAAPFQADLDPVKEQTMEKTMSPEKLKKSKTDAGESRITYAILGDSGRPTCLDPMGEKTLFSKTDEEGPRQSSSPPRPPHA, encoded by the exons ATGGCGGTTTTCTTTCTCttagcagctctgctgccag GTCCCGTTTCAAGCGTCTTACACGGATCCAGGTTTTTGACCGGTGAGGTTGGAGGATCGGTCACCAGCCAGTGCTTCTACTCCATCACACCGGCCAACAGACACGACAGAAAGTACTGGTGTAAAATAGCGGGGAGCGGCGTTTGCCTCACCGTCGTCTCCACCAGCGGCTACGTCTCGAGAGGCTTCGAGGGGCGGGTGTCCCTGCGGGACGCCCCGCGGAACGGCACCTTCACGGTGCGGCTGACGCGGCTGCAGAGGAGCGACGCGGGCGCCTACCGCTGCGGCATCGGCCCCAGCAACGCCGGCCTCTTCGTGCGCCAGCGCCTGGCGGTTTCGGAAG AAACCTGGTCTTCACGAGGCCCAGGGACATCAACTCTTGCGGACCCCACTCCATCCTCAGCGCCGGCCGCGTCCAGCACCTCCACGCAGAGGAGCGTCACCGGCCAGACGTACACCCGGGGTGGAGCCGGCGCCAGCACAAGCGCCCTGGCGTCCCTGCGCCGCTCCGCCACCTTCGAGACCTCCAGAAAGGAAATCTATCGTGGGAG CGCATCAAGTGAATCGCATCTGTTCTCCGTCGTGCCGCCAGCTCTCGTTGGGCTGCTGCTCATCACTGCCGCTGTTCTTGTCCTCACCAAAATAAAGCTTCGTAAGAAGGCAG gaagagaaataagtGCTCCGGGCAGCGTGGAAGCAGCACCATTTCAGGCTGATTTAGACCCTGTAAAAGAGCAAACGATGGAGAAAACCATGAGTCCAGAAAAGCTCAAGAAAAGCAAGACAGACGCTGGCGAAAGCAG GATAACCTATGCTATCCTTGGAGATTCAGGCAGACCGACTTGTCT GGACCCCATGGGGGAAAAAACGCTTTTCAGCAAGACCGATGAAGAGGGACCGAGGCAGAGCTCCTCTCCTCCCCGGCCACCGCATGCATAA